The following is a genomic window from Hymenobacter monticola.
TCGCAGGGCCGCGCCCTTTCCGCCTTCCTCGACCGCCTCGACGGGCAGGACAAGTTGGCCAAAACCATTATCTACAACCTGAACCCGGCCGACAACGAGCTGATTGCCACAATGATTGGCAACTTCAACGATGGCTCGGTGGTGGGCAAGATTCAGTTCGGCTCCGGCTGGTGGTTCCTCGACCAGAAGGACGGCATGGAAAAGCAAATCAACGCCCTGAGCAACATGGGCTTGCTGTCGCGCTTCGTGGGCATGCTCACCGACTCGCGCAGCTTCCTCTCGTATCCGCGCCACGAGTATTTCCGCCGCGTGCTCTGCAACCTGCTCGGCAACGACGTGGAAAACGGCGAGCTGCCGGCCGATATGGATTTGCTCGGCACGATGGTGCAGAACATTTGCTACGGCAACGCCAAGCAGTATTTCGGTTTCGGCAAAGTGGCCGAAACGGCGGCCGTAACGGCGTAAAATACCGCCTGTCATCCGGAGCGCAGCGAAGGACCTTCTCACGTTTGCATTGGTCGAATCACTGCAAGCTGTTCAGTCGTGAGAAGGTCCTTCGCTGCGCTCCGGATGACAGATGAATACCAAAACCCTAAGACCCCAAGTCCCCAATAGATGAAGCAAGTTGTCACGTTTGGCGAAATCATGATGCGGCTATCGCCGCCGCTGAATTACCGGTTCGCGCAAGCCCAAAGCCTGGAAATTACCTACGGCGGCGGCGACGCCAACGTGGGCGCCTCGCTGGCTGGCCTGGGCGTGCCCGCCGCCCACGTCACCTGCTTCCCTAACAACGACTTGGGCCGCGCCGCCGCCCAGCAGTTCCGCGCCCTGGGTGTGAATATGGATGCTACCGTATACCAGGGCGACCGCCTCGGGCTGTATTTCTTGGAAGTAGGGGCGGGGATGCGCCCCAGCAAAGTGGTGTACGACCGCGCCAACTCGGCCTTTGCGAACCTTGACCCAGCTGCCTTTAACTGGGATGAAATTCTGAAGAATGCCGGCTGGCTGCACTGGACGGGCATCACGCCCGCCATCTCGGCCAGTACGGCCGAGGCCACGCGCCAGGCCATTGCCGCCGCGCGCCGTTTGGGCATCACCGTGTCGGCCGACGTGAACTACCGCCGCAACCTATGGCAGTACGGCCAGACGGCCCAGTCGGTGATGAGCGAGCTGGTGGAAGGCTGCGACATTGTGGTGTGCTCCGAGAATGACGCGGAGGACTTGTTTGGCATCGTGCCTGAGCCGGGAACGGACAATAAATTCGTGTCGGTGGCGCGTCAGGTGATGGCGCGGTTTCCGCAAATCAAGCAGGTCATCACCACCCGCCGCAAGACGCACAGCGCCTCGCACAATGGGTTGAAAGGCATTTACTACGACGGCAAGCAGTTTCTGGAAACCGTCACCTACGACATCAACCCCATTGTGGACCGCATTGGCGGGGGCGACGCCTTCATGGCTGGCTTCATCTACGGCTCGCTGAACTACGACAACCCGCAGCAGGCGCTTACCTTCGGGGTGGCCGCTTCGGCCCTGAAGCACACCGTACACGGCGACATCAACCTCGTGACGGTGGCCGAAGTGGAAGAAATCATGAAAGGCAACACCAGCGGCCGCCTGCTTCGCTAACTAACTGAAAACATGCCCCGACACTCCGCCGAAGAAACCCTCGCCACGCTGCTCCGCTACCCGGTGGTGCCCGTGTTCTACCACGCCGATTTGGCTTACACGCAGCGCATTCTCCAGGCTTGCTACACTGGCGGCATTCGCGTGTTTGAGTTTGTGAACCGGGGCGAGCAGGCGCTGGAGGTGTTCACGCAGCTGCAGTCCTTCGTGGCCGAGCAGTGCCCCGACATGATTCTGGGCATCGGCACCATTTACAAGGCCGAGGACGCAGCCAAGTTCATTGCCGCCGGGGCCGAGTTTGTGGTGCAGCCCTGTGCCACCGCCGAGGTGGCCGACGTGTGCCGCAGCCGCAACATTCCGTGGCTGCCCGGCGCCATGACGCCCACCGAGATTTACCACGCCAGCCAGTTTGGCGCGGCCGTGGTGAAGATTTTCCCTGGCAACGTGGTGGGCCCCGACTATGTGAAAGCCCTGCGCGGCCCCATGCCCCACATCAAGCTAATGGTGACGGGCGGCGTGGAGCCCACCCGCGAAAGCCTCAGCGCCTGGTTTGGCGCCGGGGTGAATGCTGTGGGCATGGGCTCACAGCTCTTCAAAAATGCCGACGACACCGCTGCCCTCACCGCCAGCATCACGGAGCTGATGCAGACGGTTGACACCCTGAAAAAATAGTGCCCAACGGCGCGCCCTGCGCGCCGTTGGGTTGATTACCGAGTAGTGCCCTGGTTTCAAATTCCCGAACTCGATATATGGCTTATTCCGCCCAAGCGCCGCCCACTTCCCCGCTGGCCACTGCCAACGCCGCCGTCGGCAAATACCGCTGGACCATCTGCGGGCTGGTGTTTTTCGCCACCACGATTAACTACCTCGACCGGGCGGTTATCTCGCTGCTGAAGCCCTACCTGGAAAAGGCCTTCAACTGGAATTCCGGCGACTACGCCAACATCGAAATTGCCTTTAAGCTGGCTTACGCAGCGGGCATGGTAGGCGTTGGTCGGGTGATTGACCGGCTGGGCACTAAGCTAGGCTACGCACTGTCAACCACGCTGTGGAGCATTGCCGCCATGGGCCACGCCGTGGTGAGCAGCACCTTTGGCTTCGGGGTGGCCCGGGCGTTCCTAGGCGTGACGGAGGCCGGCAACTTCCCGGCCGCTATCAAGACGGTGGCCGAGTGGTTTCCGCAGCGCGAGCGGGCGCTGGCCACGGGCATCTTCAACTCGGGCGCCAACGTGGGCGCCATTGTGGCGCCGCTGTCAGTGCCGCTCATTGCCGAGCAAATGGGCTGGCAATGGGCTTTCATCATCACCGGCGCACTGGGCTTTTTGTGGCTGGTAGCATGGCAGCTGATGTACACGCCACCGGCCGAGAACAAGCGGCTGAGCAAGGCCGAATTCGACTACATCAATGCCGACATTCCCGTTGGCCTGCCGGCTGAAGGCGTGACGGAAGAAAAGCCCAAGGCCTCGTGGGGCACGCTGCTGGGCTTCCGCCAAACCTGGGCCTTCGTGGTGGGCAAGTTCCTGACGGACCCCATCTGGTGGTTCTACCTGTTCTGGTTGCCCGATTTCCTGGGCAAGCAGTACGGCCTGAAAGGCACCGACATTGCGCTGCCGGTGGCGGCTGTGTACGTGCTGTCGAGCATTGGCAGCGTGGGCGGCGGCTACCTGCCGCTGAGCTTCATGAAGCGGGGCATGCCCGCGTTCCAGGCCCGCAAACGCGCCATGCTGCTCATTGCCTGCTGCGTGTTCCCCATCGTGTTTGCGCAGTGGCTGGGCGGCATGAATATGTGGCTGGCCGTGCTGGTAATTGGCATTGCCGCAGCGGCCCACCAGGCCTGGAGTGCCAACATCTTCACCACCGTGTCGGACATGTTCCCGAAGCGGGCCGTGGGCTCGGTCACCGGCATTGGCGGCATGGCTGGTGGCCTGGGCGGCATTGCCCTCACAGCGCTGGTGCAAAAGCGCATGTTCGTGCACTTCGAGAGCATCGGCCAGATTGACAAGGCCTACTACATCATGTTTTTCATCTGCGGCGCAGCTTACCTGCTGGCCTGGGTGCTGATGTTCTCGCTGGTGCCGCGCATGGAGCCCATCAAGCTCGACGAATAGTAACTTTTTAAACGGCGCGGCTTC
Proteins encoded in this region:
- a CDS encoding MFS transporter; this translates as MAYSAQAPPTSPLATANAAVGKYRWTICGLVFFATTINYLDRAVISLLKPYLEKAFNWNSGDYANIEIAFKLAYAAGMVGVGRVIDRLGTKLGYALSTTLWSIAAMGHAVVSSTFGFGVARAFLGVTEAGNFPAAIKTVAEWFPQRERALATGIFNSGANVGAIVAPLSVPLIAEQMGWQWAFIITGALGFLWLVAWQLMYTPPAENKRLSKAEFDYINADIPVGLPAEGVTEEKPKASWGTLLGFRQTWAFVVGKFLTDPIWWFYLFWLPDFLGKQYGLKGTDIALPVAAVYVLSSIGSVGGGYLPLSFMKRGMPAFQARKRAMLLIACCVFPIVFAQWLGGMNMWLAVLVIGIAAAAHQAWSANIFTTVSDMFPKRAVGSVTGIGGMAGGLGGIALTALVQKRMFVHFESIGQIDKAYYIMFFICGAAYLLAWVLMFSLVPRMEPIKLDE
- a CDS encoding sugar kinase; protein product: MKQVVTFGEIMMRLSPPLNYRFAQAQSLEITYGGGDANVGASLAGLGVPAAHVTCFPNNDLGRAAAQQFRALGVNMDATVYQGDRLGLYFLEVGAGMRPSKVVYDRANSAFANLDPAAFNWDEILKNAGWLHWTGITPAISASTAEATRQAIAAARRLGITVSADVNYRRNLWQYGQTAQSVMSELVEGCDIVVCSENDAEDLFGIVPEPGTDNKFVSVARQVMARFPQIKQVITTRRKTHSASHNGLKGIYYDGKQFLETVTYDINPIVDRIGGGDAFMAGFIYGSLNYDNPQQALTFGVAASALKHTVHGDINLVTVAEVEEIMKGNTSGRLLR
- a CDS encoding beta/alpha barrel domain-containing protein produces the protein MPRHSAEETLATLLRYPVVPVFYHADLAYTQRILQACYTGGIRVFEFVNRGEQALEVFTQLQSFVAEQCPDMILGIGTIYKAEDAAKFIAAGAEFVVQPCATAEVADVCRSRNIPWLPGAMTPTEIYHASQFGAAVVKIFPGNVVGPDYVKALRGPMPHIKLMVTGGVEPTRESLSAWFGAGVNAVGMGSQLFKNADDTAALTASITELMQTVDTLKK